Genomic segment of Kingella negevensis:
TCGCTCGCCCACGCACCCACGCGACTGGTGTAAGGGCGACTGTCAAAATATTCATCAGATAAATGCTCTGGCAGCTTTTCTACTCGTCCTTCCACGCGCACTTGGCGTTCCAATTCCGCCCAAAAAAACGTTAGCGAAGCAAAAGGGTTCGCCGCCAATGCGCGACCTTTACGGCTGTGGTAATTGCTAAAAAACACAAAACCTTGCTGATTCACTTCTTTGAGCAACAAAATTCGGTTGCTAGGGCGACCATCTTTATCCACCGTTGCCACGTTCATTGCAGTCGGTTCAGGCACTTGCGATGCCATCGCCTCGTTCATCCATTGTTCAAATTGAGCAATCGGGTTGTCCAAACAGTGTTTTTTAGACAACTCGCGTTTGCTGTAATCCTGTCTAATGTCGTGCAAATCCATGGTAACGCGCCAAAATATTCTTGGAAAGCGCATATTATAGACCTATCAACTTCAGATAGAAACCCTTGCGCCAATTTGTGAAAATACGTTAATTTCAAGGCTAATTGAGATAAATTATCATTTAATAGTCAAAAGGTTAAACCATTTAACACACTTTAATTTTTTCGTTATAATCGCGCCCAACTAAACATAAAAACAAGCCACTACATTATGAAACTCACTGTTATTGGACTCAACCACCAAACCGCGCCTGTGCATATCCGCGAGCAACTGGCATTTACCGCCGACTCGTTGGCAGACGCTGTGCGCGATTTAAGTTTAAATGTCGCAGCCGAAGCCGTTATCCTATCCACTTGCAACCGTACAGAACTCTATTGCGTGGGCGAAGGCGAGCTGATTATTGACTGGTTGGCGAGCTATAAAAACGTGAATGTGGACGAAATCCGCCCGTATTTGTATGTATTGGGTTGCGGCGACACCATTCGCCACGCGTTCCGAGTAGCCTGTGGTCTGGACAGCATGGTACTGGGCGAACCGCAAATCTTGGGGCAAATGAAAGAAGCCGTACGCGTGGCGCGTGAACAAGACGGCGTTAGTACATGGTTGAACGCCCTGTTCCAACGCACTTTTCAGGCTGCAAAAGAAGTTCGCAGCTTAAGCGGCGTGGGCGACAACGTGGTGTCTATGGCATCAGCCGCCGTGCGTATGGCAGAGCAATCTGTAGGCGACATCAGCAGCCTGAACGTGCTGTTTGTCGGCGCAGGCGAAATGAATGAATCTGTGGCAACTTATTTCGCTGCACGTTCGCCAAAACAGTTAATGGTTGCCAACCGCACGCTCACTCGCGCCACCCATTTGTGCAGCAAATTGGGACACGGCGCACAAGCGTGTAAATTAGATGTGCTGCCTGAAATCGTGTCGCGCTACGATGTGATTGTGGTTTGCACAGCAAGCCAAACGCCGATTATCACGCAAGAGATGATTC
This window contains:
- the pdxH gene encoding pyridoxamine 5'-phosphate oxidase; its protein translation is MDLHDIRQDYSKRELSKKHCLDNPIAQFEQWMNEAMASQVPEPTAMNVATVDKDGRPSNRILLLKEVNQQGFVFFSNYHSRKGRALAANPFASLTFFWAELERQVRVEGRVEKLPEHLSDEYFDSRPYTSRVGAWASEQSQVIANKQVIVARAAMFGARHPLHVPRPEHWGGYLVIPDRVEFWQGRPSRLHDRIVYRLENGNWIKERLAP
- the hemA gene encoding glutamyl-tRNA reductase, with the protein product MKLTVIGLNHQTAPVHIREQLAFTADSLADAVRDLSLNVAAEAVILSTCNRTELYCVGEGELIIDWLASYKNVNVDEIRPYLYVLGCGDTIRHAFRVACGLDSMVLGEPQILGQMKEAVRVAREQDGVSTWLNALFQRTFQAAKEVRSLSGVGDNVVSMASAAVRMAEQSVGDISSLNVLFVGAGEMNESVATYFAARSPKQLMVANRTLTRATHLCSKLGHGAQACKLDVLPEIVSRYDVIVVCTASQTPIITQEMIQAASAQRGAKPMFVLDLAVPRNVEPSVANMAGVMLHTVDDMAERVASGKEARAAAAEAAETMVETKVHEFLAWQQQRQRVPLICALRDEGERARQQVLNNAIRQLAKGTPPEEVLERLSVQLTNKLLHSPTRALNKASLHDTHVVSTLSQVYHLNH